Proteins co-encoded in one Afipia sp. P52-10 genomic window:
- the trxA gene encoding thioredoxin — MSVGKVSDASFEAEVLKANGPVVVDFWAEWCGPCRMIAPALDEIAGAMGDKVKIVKLNVDENPETASRYGVMSIPTLMIFKGGEMASRQVGAAPKQKLQQWITAAV, encoded by the coding sequence ATGAGTGTCGGCAAGGTTTCGGACGCCAGTTTCGAGGCAGAGGTTCTGAAAGCGAACGGACCGGTCGTCGTCGACTTCTGGGCCGAATGGTGCGGGCCGTGCCGCATGATTGCCCCGGCGCTCGACGAGATCGCCGGCGCGATGGGCGACAAGGTCAAGATCGTCAAACTCAACGTCGATGAGAACCCGGAGACCGCGTCCCGCTACGGCGTGATGTCGATCCCGACGCTGATGATCTTCAAGGGCGGCGAGATGGCCTCGCGCCAGGTCGGCGCCGCGCCGAAGCAGAAGCTGCAGCAGTGGATCACCGCGGCGGTCTGA
- a CDS encoding folylpolyglutamate synthase/dihydrofolate synthase family protein encodes MALHQRKIDLTLDRMLRILELLGHPERRMAPVIHVAGTNGKGSTVAYLRAILEAAGLRVHAYTSPHLVRINERFRLGREGGGVLVSDEELLAALEHCERLNAGQPITVFEMETAAAFHLFAKHPADVVLLEVGLGGRGDSTNVIEKPLASVITPVSMDHMEMLGDTVAKIAAEKAGIIKKGVPLVMAAQLAEAEAVIEQRAKEQRAPLHAAGQHWHVSIERGRLVYQDERGLLDLPAPRLFGRHQFDNAALAIATLRSIDSLKVPVSAYESGIAKAEWPARMQRLTAGGLVQLAPPQSEVWLDGGHNADCGRVVAAALGDLEERVPRQLVVIIGMLSNKDAGAFLANFAGMTRHIIAVPIPGHDNAYTPQALADAGRHLGMRIEAAASVAEALRSVARLAYEVPPRILITGSLYLAGEVLRENGTFPQ; translated from the coding sequence CACGCTCGATCGCATGCTGCGCATCCTGGAATTGCTGGGTCATCCCGAACGGCGTATGGCGCCGGTGATCCATGTCGCCGGCACCAACGGCAAGGGCTCCACGGTTGCCTACCTGCGCGCGATTCTCGAGGCGGCGGGTCTGCGCGTGCATGCCTACACCTCGCCGCATCTCGTCCGCATCAACGAGCGTTTCCGCCTGGGCCGTGAAGGTGGCGGCGTGCTGGTCTCCGACGAAGAATTGTTGGCGGCGCTCGAGCATTGCGAGCGCCTCAATGCGGGCCAGCCGATCACCGTGTTCGAGATGGAGACCGCGGCGGCGTTTCATCTGTTTGCGAAGCACCCGGCGGACGTCGTGCTGCTGGAGGTTGGTCTCGGCGGCCGGGGTGATTCGACCAATGTGATCGAGAAGCCGCTCGCCAGCGTGATCACGCCGGTCTCGATGGACCACATGGAGATGCTCGGCGACACCGTCGCCAAGATCGCGGCGGAGAAGGCCGGGATCATCAAGAAGGGCGTGCCGCTGGTGATGGCCGCGCAGCTTGCCGAGGCCGAAGCGGTGATCGAGCAGCGCGCCAAGGAGCAGCGCGCGCCGCTGCATGCGGCCGGCCAGCATTGGCATGTGAGCATCGAGCGCGGGCGGCTGGTCTATCAGGACGAGCGCGGCCTGCTCGATCTGCCGGCGCCGCGGCTGTTCGGCCGGCATCAGTTCGACAATGCGGCGCTGGCGATCGCCACGTTGCGATCGATCGACAGCCTGAAGGTGCCGGTCAGCGCTTATGAGTCCGGCATCGCCAAGGCCGAATGGCCGGCGCGGATGCAGCGGCTGACAGCGGGCGGGTTGGTGCAGCTCGCGCCGCCGCAGTCGGAAGTCTGGCTCGACGGCGGGCACAATGCCGATTGCGGTCGCGTCGTCGCCGCAGCGCTCGGCGATCTCGAAGAGCGTGTGCCGCGGCAGCTCGTCGTCATCATAGGCATGCTGTCGAATAAGGATGCGGGCGCGTTTCTCGCCAACTTCGCCGGCATGACACGGCACATCATCGCCGTGCCGATCCCGGGCCACGACAACGCCTATACGCCGCAGGCGCTGGCGGATGCAGGCCGCCACCTCGGCATGCGCATCGAGGCCGCAGCCAGTGTCGCCGAAGCGCTTCGCTCGGTCGCGCGGCTCGCTTACGAGGTGCCGCCGCGCATCCTGATCACGGGCTCGCTTTACCTCGCAGGCGAGGTGCTGCGCGAGAACGGAACGTTCCCGCAGTAA